One candidate division KSB1 bacterium DNA window includes the following coding sequences:
- a CDS encoding isopenicillin N synthase family oxygenase: MTQNYAFQKIPVIDISSLVQVDINEGEKMKAALEIKNACRNVGFFYVKNHGISKDHIKTVFSEIKRFFDLPIEEKMKIHIGKSNIFRGYTPIGKELTNDKRDWHESVDFGLDLAIDHPEVLAGKPLQGPNPWPENLPDFRKILTKHWDLMLNLGSRITEGLALSLKLEQNYFQQFTSKSQSSMRILHYPPYQIHEPAKNIGDGIGAHIDYGFLTILAQDAIGGLEVRNAANEWIPAPHIPGTFIINMGHMTQRWTNDFYKATLHRVRSKRNKSRYSLPFFFEPNFDTVVAPLESLCSPENPPGYEPFHFGTYLIEKFTRSYAENIIED, encoded by the coding sequence GTGACTCAAAATTACGCATTCCAGAAAATACCGGTTATCGATATTTCTTCTCTCGTTCAAGTTGACATCAACGAAGGGGAAAAAATGAAAGCCGCCTTGGAAATAAAAAATGCCTGCCGAAATGTGGGATTTTTTTATGTCAAGAATCACGGTATTTCAAAAGACCACATCAAAACTGTTTTTTCCGAAATCAAACGGTTTTTTGATTTACCGATCGAAGAAAAAATGAAAATTCATATTGGCAAATCAAATATTTTCCGTGGATACACGCCAATCGGAAAAGAGCTGACCAACGACAAAAGAGACTGGCATGAGTCGGTAGATTTTGGGCTTGACCTAGCAATCGATCACCCTGAAGTCTTAGCCGGAAAGCCATTACAAGGACCCAATCCATGGCCGGAAAATCTGCCTGATTTTAGAAAGATTCTGACAAAGCATTGGGATCTGATGCTGAACCTTGGCAGCAGAATTACAGAAGGGCTTGCCTTAAGTTTAAAGTTAGAACAGAATTACTTCCAGCAGTTTACAAGCAAGTCCCAAAGCTCGATGAGAATCCTGCACTACCCGCCCTACCAGATACATGAGCCTGCGAAAAATATTGGAGATGGCATTGGAGCGCATATTGATTATGGGTTTCTAACAATACTGGCACAGGATGCCATCGGCGGGCTCGAGGTTAGAAATGCGGCGAATGAGTGGATTCCGGCGCCGCACATTCCGGGTACATTCATTATTAATATGGGTCATATGACGCAGAGATGGACAAATGATTTTTATAAAGCCACTCTTCATCGAGTGAGATCAAAGCGAAACAAAAGCCGGTACTCATTGCCTTTCTTTTTCGAACCAAACTTTGACACTGTTGTCGCTCCATTGGAAAGCCTTTGCAGCCCTGAAAATCCGCCGGGCTATGAACCCTTTCATTTTGGGACTTATCTTATAGAAAAATTTACCCGCAGCTATGCTGAGAACATCATAGAAGATTAA
- a CDS encoding ArgE/DapE family deacylase: MNSISQKISACVDSLSAELFSFIQTLVQTPSLSGKEQEIQQLIAAKLKNLNLEVDIVPSILEELKDHPAFCDDGIPFKDRINVVGHWKGTSQDSKANSLILNGHVDVVSTGKEELWHDSPWSGKIENGKLYGRGSCDMKSGLASGIFAIAALQKLGFQPAKDVVVESVIGEESGGIGSLTTIIKGYSADAVIILEPTQLKLCPVQAGALTFRLKVEGQSIHACMKKYGVSAIEKFYQILRAIDELEKQRHNAFNHSLYEDRMNVAPISIGTIKGGDWHSTVPEEVTVEGRYGVMPGESIDAAKQVFTASLRQVCKSDPWLKEHPPELEWFEGQFESGFTDVKEPIIASLSKSHHEVMGEKPKLEGVTYGSDLRLFTHHGKMPAVLYGPGDVRNAHAVNEYVSLEEVLKCTKVLALTISEWSLETK, from the coding sequence ATGAATAGCATTTCACAAAAAATTTCTGCTTGCGTAGACTCATTAAGCGCTGAACTTTTCAGCTTTATTCAAACTTTAGTCCAAACCCCAAGTTTATCCGGTAAGGAACAAGAAATTCAGCAACTGATTGCCGCTAAGTTAAAAAATTTGAACCTGGAAGTCGATATTGTACCGTCCATTCTTGAGGAACTTAAGGATCACCCGGCATTTTGTGACGATGGCATCCCATTTAAAGACCGCATCAACGTGGTTGGACACTGGAAAGGCACATCCCAAGATAGTAAAGCAAATTCTCTGATTCTAAATGGTCATGTCGATGTTGTTTCAACGGGCAAAGAAGAATTATGGCACGACTCGCCCTGGAGCGGCAAAATTGAAAATGGCAAACTGTATGGTCGTGGCTCCTGCGATATGAAATCCGGGCTTGCTTCCGGAATTTTTGCCATCGCGGCATTGCAAAAACTGGGATTCCAGCCGGCAAAAGATGTCGTTGTTGAAAGTGTCATCGGTGAAGAAAGCGGCGGAATCGGTAGCTTAACTACGATTATTAAGGGATATTCTGCCGATGCAGTCATCATTTTAGAGCCAACTCAACTGAAATTGTGCCCGGTGCAAGCGGGAGCCCTCACGTTTCGGCTGAAAGTCGAGGGGCAGTCAATCCATGCCTGCATGAAAAAGTATGGCGTGAGCGCGATTGAAAAATTTTATCAAATTCTGCGAGCCATAGACGAACTGGAGAAGCAACGCCACAACGCTTTTAATCATTCTTTATATGAAGACCGCATGAATGTAGCCCCGATCAGTATCGGCACGATCAAAGGTGGAGATTGGCACTCTACCGTTCCTGAGGAAGTAACTGTTGAAGGCAGGTATGGCGTGATGCCCGGTGAATCTATCGACGCAGCAAAGCAGGTTTTCACCGCGAGCTTGCGCCAGGTTTGCAAGTCAGACCCCTGGCTCAAAGAGCATCCGCCAGAGCTGGAGTGGTTTGAAGGACAGTTTGAGTCGGGTTTTACGGACGTCAAAGAACCTATAATTGCAAGCCTTTCTAAATCTCATCATGAAGTCATGGGCGAAAAACCTAAACTGGAAGGTGTGACTTACGGCTCGGATTTGAGATTATTCACCCATCACGGCAAGATGCCAGCCGTCTTATACGGACCCGGAGATGTTCGAAACGCACACGCGGTAAATGAATACGTTTCTTTGGAGGAAGTGTTGAAATGTACTAAAGTTTTAGCTTTAACGATTTCTGAGTGGTCATTGGAAACGAAATGA
- a CDS encoding tetratricopeptide repeat protein, which yields MRKEIKYLLLIFTLALRSSNVIWANSQEDFKHHFLEGLELFEQNKLDAALTKFKLCAKLSPDNPEPIFYLGRIHEQQDKLINAMDAYENVIKLNPSHFLGHKYLAGLYYKKNMFRDALKTYNRALQIQPDDSETHYFFGNLFFKLRNYSEALTQYDEALRYNQNYAGAYNNKGTVLRLTQRLKKALHNYNKAVAADPNYALAYRNLGLTYQKLKQLDQAESALKKSLELTPEDPRARFYLANVYFDRENYEGAIPEYQATVKLTPNFGPGYNNLGLCYQRLDRLDQATAAFEKAIRYNPGNGEIYKNLADTYLKLGKVEVAQNYYFAALKYDSTLVESHLKLGNIYKSQDDHLKSIQEYKKVLRADSTNAEAYYKLGVAHFDLTQYEVAVPFLQKTLALNKNQPKAYLFLGLIFLRNNDFEQAISAFQKALVLDPEDAEVHYQLGSAYLKINKEEEAVDQFKQVVRLEPNHLSAHYNLARALLKLERMEESKKEMATFHRLSLQEDEIKKLQRLIPVQPKNPDLNRKLGEIYFNRNEFKAAVEQFEKVLELNPQEVGTLELLERAKLKIRKNQKLN from the coding sequence ATGCGAAAAGAAATAAAGTACTTATTGCTAATATTCACACTTGCTCTTCGCTCATCAAATGTTATTTGGGCGAATTCCCAGGAAGATTTTAAGCATCATTTTCTGGAAGGGCTTGAGCTTTTTGAGCAAAACAAACTCGATGCAGCATTAACGAAATTTAAACTTTGCGCGAAGCTTTCACCGGACAATCCGGAGCCGATTTTTTATTTGGGGCGAATTCATGAACAGCAGGATAAACTCATTAATGCAATGGATGCTTATGAAAATGTGATCAAATTGAATCCTTCGCATTTTCTCGGCCATAAATATTTGGCTGGTCTTTATTATAAAAAAAATATGTTTCGCGATGCACTCAAAACTTACAATAGAGCCCTGCAAATTCAACCGGATGATTCTGAAACCCACTACTTCTTCGGAAACCTGTTCTTTAAATTGCGCAATTATTCTGAGGCATTGACTCAATACGACGAGGCTCTACGGTATAATCAGAACTACGCCGGTGCTTACAATAATAAGGGTACGGTTTTACGGCTGACTCAAAGGCTGAAAAAGGCCCTGCATAATTACAATAAGGCTGTTGCCGCCGATCCAAACTATGCTTTGGCGTATCGGAATTTGGGCCTGACCTATCAAAAACTTAAACAGCTGGATCAGGCCGAATCAGCGCTTAAGAAATCATTAGAATTGACTCCGGAGGATCCACGGGCTCGTTTTTACCTGGCCAATGTTTATTTTGATAGAGAAAATTATGAGGGGGCGATCCCAGAGTACCAGGCAACTGTAAAACTGACACCAAATTTTGGTCCGGGGTACAACAACCTGGGATTGTGTTACCAAAGATTAGACCGACTCGATCAAGCCACGGCCGCTTTTGAAAAGGCAATTCGCTACAATCCAGGAAATGGTGAAATTTATAAAAATTTAGCAGACACTTATCTAAAACTCGGAAAAGTTGAGGTAGCCCAAAATTACTATTTCGCTGCCCTTAAGTACGATTCCACTTTAGTTGAAAGTCATCTGAAGCTGGGCAATATTTATAAGAGCCAGGACGATCATTTAAAGTCAATTCAGGAATACAAAAAAGTATTGCGGGCAGATTCAACGAACGCCGAGGCTTATTATAAGCTTGGCGTCGCCCATTTCGATTTGACTCAATATGAAGTGGCCGTTCCATTTTTACAAAAGACGTTAGCTCTGAACAAAAATCAACCCAAAGCCTACTTATTTTTAGGGCTCATTTTTTTACGAAACAACGATTTTGAGCAGGCTATTTCTGCTTTTCAAAAGGCTTTGGTGCTCGATCCGGAGGATGCTGAAGTACATTATCAATTGGGCTCAGCTTATTTGAAAATAAATAAAGAGGAAGAGGCGGTTGACCAGTTTAAGCAGGTAGTCCGGCTTGAGCCGAATCATTTATCTGCCCACTATAATTTAGCCCGGGCCCTGCTCAAATTGGAGCGCATGGAGGAAAGTAAAAAGGAGATGGCAACTTTTCACCGGTTAAGCTTGCAGGAAGACGAGATAAAGAAATTGCAGCGCCTAATTCCGGTTCAGCCAAAAAACCCGGATTTGAATCGCAAACTTGGTGAGATTTATTTCAATCGAAATGAGTTTAAGGCGGCTGTTGAACAATTTGAAAAAGTCCTTGAGTTAAATCCTCAGGAGGTCGGAACGCTAGAATTGCTAGAACGCGCTAAACTAAAGATTAGAAAAAATCAAAAGCTGAATTGA
- a CDS encoding amidinotransferase: MNYDCQSMVAPIKRLLLKHPKDAFINQQKAQEQWRELNYLGCPDYEKALDEYEHFVGLLKGHVDTIHYLPQNRETSLDSIYAHDPVIVTKRGAILCNMRKKQRETEPNAIREFLHEIDVPVLGRISGEGRLEGGDVVWIDEHTLAIGQGYRTNAEGIRQLRELTKDFVDELISVPLLHWQGPEAVMHLMSFISPIDRNLAAVYSRLMPVPFREWLIARGIKLLEVPDSEYESMACNILAVAPGKCIMLSGNPQTKKMLEHEGVEVWEYEGKEISLKGAGGPTCLTRPILRE; encoded by the coding sequence ATGAACTACGACTGCCAATCGATGGTCGCGCCCATAAAGCGGCTTTTGCTCAAACATCCCAAAGATGCTTTCATTAATCAACAAAAGGCTCAAGAACAATGGCGAGAGCTCAATTACCTGGGCTGTCCCGATTATGAAAAAGCCCTCGATGAATACGAACACTTCGTAGGCCTGTTAAAAGGTCACGTCGATACAATTCATTATTTGCCGCAAAATCGCGAAACTAGTCTCGATTCCATTTATGCTCATGACCCGGTTATTGTAACAAAACGGGGGGCGATTCTCTGCAATATGCGAAAAAAACAGCGCGAAACCGAACCGAATGCCATTCGAGAATTTTTGCACGAAATTGATGTTCCAGTTCTCGGCCGTATTTCCGGCGAAGGTCGGCTTGAAGGTGGCGACGTCGTTTGGATCGACGAACATACGCTAGCCATAGGACAAGGCTACCGCACCAATGCCGAAGGCATCCGGCAACTGCGGGAGCTGACAAAAGATTTTGTGGACGAATTGATTTCGGTGCCTTTGCTGCACTGGCAAGGCCCTGAAGCCGTGATGCATTTGATGTCTTTTATCAGTCCAATCGACCGCAATTTAGCAGCGGTATATTCGAGGTTGATGCCGGTGCCGTTTCGCGAGTGGCTTATCGCACGCGGCATAAAATTGCTCGAAGTTCCGGATTCGGAGTATGAAAGTATGGCTTGCAATATTCTGGCCGTGGCGCCCGGAAAATGTATCATGCTCTCTGGTAATCCGCAAACTAAAAAAATGCTGGAACATGAAGGGGTCGAGGTCTGGGAGTATGAGGGGAAAGAAATTTCTCTGAAAGGCGCCGGTGGACCCACCTGTCTTACCAGGCCAATTCTTCGTGAGTAG
- a CDS encoding amino acid permease translates to MPSESEETKKRGLGLWMSTALVVGNMIGSGIFLLPASLAAYGGISIFGWLFTATGAMLLALVYARLSGIMPKTGGPYVYIQAGFGDFAGFLAAWGYWISIFVGNAAIAVGFVGYFAFFWPALASNSLLAAAVALGSIWLLTWVNAMGVRTAGFVQLITTVLKILPLVVIGTLGFLFFKIDNFTPFNASGGSSFSAITASAALTLWAFLGLESATIPADDVKDPTHTIPRATLLGTLFSAIIYILGTVAVMGIIPPTSLANSTAPFADAANSIWGSWAGYAVAAGAAISSFGALNGWILLSGQIPLAIARDKLFPEKFSRLSKRGTPVFGLVVSSVLVTAIMAVNYTKNLVEQFTFIILLSTLTALFLYTLSTMSELMISIKERGKLSGGKLLKTTILSVLAFLYTLWAIAGAGQEVVYWGFLLIMSGVPVYVWLKWRNA, encoded by the coding sequence ATGCCGTCGGAATCAGAAGAGACCAAAAAACGAGGATTAGGCTTATGGATGAGTACAGCCCTGGTTGTTGGAAATATGATTGGGTCGGGAATATTTCTCCTCCCTGCATCGCTTGCAGCATACGGTGGTATCAGCATCTTTGGCTGGCTATTTACAGCAACCGGAGCTATGTTGCTGGCGCTGGTTTATGCCCGTTTGAGTGGCATCATGCCGAAGACGGGTGGACCTTATGTCTACATCCAGGCCGGCTTCGGTGATTTCGCCGGATTTCTGGCGGCGTGGGGTTATTGGATATCAATCTTCGTTGGCAATGCCGCGATTGCTGTGGGCTTTGTTGGGTATTTTGCTTTCTTCTGGCCGGCGCTTGCATCCAACTCTTTATTGGCAGCCGCTGTGGCTTTAGGAAGCATTTGGCTGCTGACCTGGGTCAATGCGATGGGGGTGCGCACCGCCGGCTTCGTACAGCTCATTACTACCGTACTCAAGATTCTACCGCTGGTCGTCATCGGTACGCTTGGATTTCTGTTCTTTAAGATCGATAACTTCACACCTTTCAATGCGAGTGGGGGCTCCTCGTTCTCCGCTATTACTGCATCGGCGGCCTTGACCTTGTGGGCGTTCCTGGGTCTTGAATCTGCTACAATTCCCGCTGATGATGTAAAAGACCCAACGCACACAATTCCGCGGGCTACACTTCTGGGAACCTTGTTTTCTGCCATTATCTACATCCTGGGAACAGTTGCGGTCATGGGAATCATTCCGCCGACCTCACTGGCCAACTCTACGGCGCCCTTCGCGGACGCCGCGAATTCGATCTGGGGCTCGTGGGCTGGCTACGCCGTAGCGGCCGGGGCCGCTATCTCGAGTTTTGGTGCGCTTAATGGCTGGATTCTCTTGTCGGGGCAAATCCCTCTTGCGATAGCCCGGGATAAGCTTTTCCCGGAAAAATTTAGCCGGCTTTCAAAGAGAGGGACCCCGGTTTTTGGACTGGTGGTGTCAAGCGTGCTCGTTACCGCGATCATGGCAGTGAACTACACCAAAAACCTGGTGGAACAGTTCACTTTCATTATTCTGCTTTCAACCCTGACCGCTCTTTTCTTATATACTCTATCAACCATGTCAGAGTTAATGATCTCTATCAAAGAACGCGGGAAGCTCAGTGGAGGGAAGTTATTAAAAACGACTATCCTTTCGGTGTTAGCGTTTCTTTATACGCTCTGGGCAATAGCTGGTGCCGGTCAGGAAGTCGTCTATTGGGGGTTTTTGCTCATTATGTCCGGTGTACCGGTATATGTTTGGCTTAAATGGCGAAACGCATGA
- a CDS encoding TlpA family protein disulfide reductase, producing the protein MKRAQFVIAMASLILWANCGNQNPVVDSEAPTQSKRELNGLSSYQSLIDKHSSDVILVNFWSAGCQACRYEVPVLNKIYHEYGNEIVLLAINIDPVKTIEQARALAKSLGLEFDVYLDKDRKVFDAMGLRFFPTNIFYGKNKSSEPVIVNGALEFAKGKAILDDLLGN; encoded by the coding sequence ATGAAGAGAGCTCAATTTGTTATTGCCATGGCATCATTAATTCTTTGGGCAAACTGCGGCAATCAAAATCCCGTTGTTGACTCAGAAGCACCAACCCAATCCAAACGTGAACTTAATGGTTTGTCGAGTTATCAAAGTCTTATTGACAAGCACAGCTCAGATGTAATCCTCGTCAACTTTTGGTCAGCTGGATGCCAGGCTTGCCGGTATGAAGTCCCGGTTTTAAACAAAATTTACCACGAATATGGCAATGAAATCGTTTTGCTCGCCATTAACATTGATCCGGTCAAAACTATCGAGCAGGCCCGAGCCTTAGCCAAAAGTCTGGGACTGGAATTTGATGTTTACTTGGACAAAGACCGTAAGGTTTTCGATGCCATGGGGTTGCGATTTTTCCCTACAAATATTTTTTATGGAAAAAACAAAAGTAGCGAGCCTGTGATTGTGAACGGGGCTCTGGAATTTGCAAAGGGGAAGGCTATTTTGGATGATTTGTTAGGAAATTAA
- a CDS encoding SAM-dependent chlorinase/fluorinase, which translates to MKFQVRNLFTQLILLLLLSGLILFSCSKPQPLIILMTDFGEKDFYIGAIKGAIYKVNPNARIDYISNYISKFNVEEGAYTLLKSAVEYPAGTIFVVVVDPGVGTERKPIAVKTSDGKFYIGPDNGIFSLVIEKFGLEAIFEISNPDVMQKDKMSSTFHGRDIFGPAGGHLSRGVAIEQLGKELTDYVRFDSEKARIVDDKVVGKIVVVDDYGNVISNIQKSQFEELGWSLGGTLKVRVGSREFSVDFVKAYGDVATGGYLGLFGSGEVFEVAINQGNLSKALNLKSGDRIEISK; encoded by the coding sequence TTGAAATTCCAGGTCAGAAATTTATTTACTCAATTAATTCTTCTGCTGCTACTCTCAGGTTTGATTTTATTTTCCTGCTCTAAACCGCAGCCGCTTATCATTCTTATGACCGACTTCGGTGAGAAGGATTTTTATATCGGAGCGATTAAAGGAGCAATCTATAAAGTAAATCCGAATGCCAGGATTGATTATATTTCCAACTACATTTCCAAATTTAACGTTGAAGAGGGGGCGTACACCCTCTTGAAATCGGCGGTCGAATATCCCGCCGGGACTATTTTTGTGGTGGTCGTAGATCCGGGTGTTGGCACCGAGCGAAAACCAATCGCGGTAAAAACCAGCGACGGCAAATTCTATATTGGACCGGATAATGGAATTTTTTCATTGGTTATCGAGAAGTTTGGGTTGGAGGCAATTTTTGAAATTAGTAATCCCGATGTCATGCAAAAGGACAAGATGTCCAGCACATTTCACGGCCGGGATATTTTCGGGCCTGCAGGAGGTCACTTGTCTCGCGGAGTTGCCATTGAGCAGCTTGGAAAGGAATTAACCGATTATGTCAGATTTGATTCCGAGAAGGCAAGGATCGTCGACGACAAAGTTGTGGGTAAAATTGTAGTGGTCGATGATTATGGAAACGTAATATCCAACATTCAAAAAAGTCAATTCGAGGAATTGGGCTGGTCACTGGGTGGCACCTTAAAAGTAAGAGTTGGAAGCCGTGAATTTAGCGTTGATTTTGTAAAGGCCTACGGGGATGTTGCCACCGGCGGGTACTTAGGTTTGTTCGGCAGCGGAGAGGTTTTTGAAGTGGCGATAAACCAGGGTAATCTTTCAAAAGCGCTGAATTTGAAAAGCGGCGACAGAATCGAAATATCAAAATAG